The following proteins are encoded in a genomic region of Haloarcula salinisoli:
- a CDS encoding helix-turn-helix domain-containing protein — MKHVRLELDAGGRESEIHPMFDVLMNAPYIERATALQWNWAGGTLGILHYVVGDIDAYDAAASDIEAVIDYELEPAGDDAFYAYIFDEMTPTSRAMFEPVSYRGLVVVPPILYHEDGRVSMSAFGPSEVIQRAIEAVPDPVEATVQSVGGLTGLPQVTESYLSERQQAALEAGLELGYYATPREADQEDVAAALSCAPSTAAEHLRKGERKVIQSVIARQ, encoded by the coding sequence ATGAAACACGTCCGGCTGGAGCTCGACGCCGGCGGCCGCGAATCCGAGATACATCCGATGTTCGACGTACTGATGAACGCCCCCTACATCGAGCGGGCGACCGCGCTGCAGTGGAACTGGGCGGGCGGGACGCTGGGGATACTCCACTACGTCGTCGGCGACATCGACGCCTACGACGCGGCGGCAAGCGACATCGAGGCAGTCATCGACTACGAACTGGAGCCCGCGGGCGACGACGCCTTCTACGCGTACATCTTCGACGAGATGACGCCGACCTCGCGGGCGATGTTCGAACCCGTCAGCTACCGCGGGCTCGTCGTCGTGCCGCCCATCCTGTACCACGAAGACGGCCGCGTGTCGATGTCCGCCTTCGGACCGAGCGAGGTGATACAGCGCGCCATCGAGGCAGTGCCGGACCCGGTCGAGGCCACCGTCCAGTCCGTCGGCGGCCTGACCGGGCTCCCGCAGGTCACCGAGAGCTATCTGAGCGAGCGCCAGCAGGCGGCTCTCGAAGCCGGGCTGGAACTGGGCTACTACGCCACCCCGCGGGAAGCCGACCAGGAAGACGTCGCCGCGGCGCTTTCCTGTGCACCGAGTACGGCGGCCGAACACCTGCGGAAAGGGGAGCGAAAGGTCATCCAGTCGGTCATCGCGCGACAGTAG
- a CDS encoding ABC transporter permease: MSAATERPTPAGNGLPRDVWVNFKRWSRKAMRNPTAFFLEIAVGVLSLLLFSAVFGDVGELALETAGYGGVEYLTYLVPAVFMQATMGSAFTSGVGLVGDLESGMFEKVTVTPMGWTAVLLGKAAADLLRILVQVVVVLALAVALGASVETGVSGVVGIAAVCLLVGLLFMSVANILGVLVRDEEAINAASMLFMFPLLFLSPAYIPVADDVEWLARLNPITYGVDATRALVLGEDVSTVLSVTRFGGIYDTLVPSVAILVGLNVLVGALAVWVLRRASSADAG, encoded by the coding sequence ATGAGCGCCGCGACCGAGCGCCCGACGCCGGCGGGCAACGGCCTCCCGAGAGACGTCTGGGTCAATTTCAAGCGCTGGTCCCGGAAGGCGATGCGGAACCCGACGGCCTTCTTCCTCGAAATCGCCGTCGGCGTCCTCTCACTGCTGTTGTTCTCGGCGGTGTTCGGCGACGTCGGCGAACTCGCACTCGAAACGGCGGGGTACGGCGGCGTGGAGTATCTGACCTACCTGGTCCCAGCGGTGTTCATGCAGGCGACGATGGGTTCTGCCTTCACGTCCGGCGTGGGGCTGGTCGGGGACCTGGAGAGCGGGATGTTCGAGAAGGTCACCGTCACGCCGATGGGGTGGACCGCCGTGTTGCTGGGGAAGGCAGCAGCTGACCTGTTGCGTATCCTCGTCCAGGTGGTGGTCGTCCTCGCGCTGGCTGTCGCGCTGGGGGCGTCCGTCGAGACCGGTGTCTCGGGCGTGGTCGGAATCGCGGCCGTCTGTCTGCTCGTCGGCCTGCTGTTCATGTCCGTCGCCAACATCCTCGGCGTACTCGTCCGCGACGAGGAGGCCATCAACGCCGCCTCGATGCTGTTCATGTTCCCCTTACTCTTCCTCTCGCCGGCCTATATCCCGGTCGCCGACGACGTCGAGTGGCTCGCTCGACTTAACCCGATAACCTACGGCGTCGACGCGACTCGCGCGCTCGTGCTGGGTGAGGACGTCTCGACGGTGCTCTCCGTCACCCGCTTTGGCGGTATCTACGACACACTCGTCCCGTCGGTGGCGATACTCGTCGGGCTGAACGTCCTCGTCGGCGCCCTCGCCGTCTGGGTCCTTCGGCGGGCCAGTAGCGCCGACGCCGGCTGA
- a CDS encoding amidohydrolase family protein yields MEELAGTVLVGESFEPIRGRVVVEDGEITAVEEAETDSTDIVLPAFVNAHTHIGDSVAKDAAVGLSLEDAVVPPESLKHRRLQAADRRELVTAMGRTLRYMQRTGTITCLDFREFGVEGARALRDAADPLDVEPFIFGSDDTAVLEVADGYGASGANDADFTDERVACAERGAPFAIHAGEPDATDIHPALDLEPDLLVHMVHAEQGHLDRVTDQSVPIVACPRANAVLEVGRPPIRDLLDHATVALGTDNVMLNPPNMFREMAYTATHFDVSAREVLGMATTAGAEIAGLDCGLVAPGKRAALTVLDGDSDNLAGSADPVEAVVRRATPADVERVLV; encoded by the coding sequence ATGGAAGAGCTAGCCGGCACCGTTCTCGTGGGGGAGTCGTTCGAGCCGATTCGTGGCCGGGTCGTCGTCGAGGACGGCGAAATAACGGCCGTCGAGGAAGCCGAGACAGATTCGACCGACATCGTCCTCCCGGCCTTCGTCAACGCCCACACCCACATCGGTGACAGCGTCGCCAAGGACGCGGCCGTCGGGCTGTCGCTGGAGGACGCGGTGGTGCCGCCGGAGAGCCTGAAACACCGCCGGCTGCAGGCGGCCGACCGACGCGAGCTCGTGACCGCAATGGGCCGGACGCTCAGATACATGCAGCGGACCGGGACGATAACCTGTCTCGACTTCCGGGAGTTCGGAGTCGAGGGGGCACGGGCGCTCCGTGACGCCGCCGACCCGCTCGACGTCGAACCGTTCATCTTCGGGAGCGACGACACGGCTGTCCTCGAGGTCGCCGACGGCTATGGCGCCTCGGGGGCGAACGACGCCGACTTCACCGACGAACGGGTCGCCTGCGCGGAGCGTGGGGCGCCTTTCGCTATCCACGCCGGCGAGCCCGACGCCACCGACATCCACCCTGCGCTCGACCTGGAACCGGACCTGCTCGTCCACATGGTCCACGCCGAGCAGGGCCACCTCGACCGGGTCACCGACCAGTCGGTCCCCATCGTGGCCTGCCCGCGGGCCAACGCCGTCCTCGAGGTCGGCCGGCCGCCGATACGCGACCTGCTCGACCACGCGACCGTCGCGCTCGGGACGGACAACGTGATGCTGAACCCGCCGAACATGTTCCGTGAGATGGCCTACACGGCGACCCACTTCGACGTGAGCGCGCGGGAGGTCCTGGGGATGGCGACGACGGCCGGCGCCGAGATTGCGGGGCTCGACTGCGGGCTCGTCGCCCCCGGCAAGCGAGCGGCGCTGACCGTTCTTGACGGCGACTCGGACAACCTGGCCGGGTCGGCCGACCCGGTGGAAGCAGTCGTCCGGCGCGCCACTCCGGCCGATGTCGAGCGAGTGCTGGTCTGA
- a CDS encoding helix-turn-helix domain-containing protein: MRQIRATARVDPEASPAFFDLLANSPDIEEARVLEVNTTVDGVETVLFAIDGDTDAFAAGAAETPGVESVEVADYDDTSYALLVMRPLETSLFDAIHQGDRLSGFVVRTPIIYRDGAMHGRVVGDTEALQRAFDDSPDAMDIEVEEVGRFRGRLDELETTLSERQREAVDAALALGYYDQPRRATQADVAEVLDCSPQTAGTHLRKAESKVMRAVLAEF; this comes from the coding sequence ATGAGACAGATTCGGGCCACGGCCCGCGTCGACCCCGAGGCGTCGCCGGCCTTCTTCGACCTGCTCGCGAACTCCCCGGACATCGAGGAGGCACGGGTGCTCGAAGTGAACACCACCGTCGACGGCGTCGAGACGGTCCTCTTTGCTATCGACGGAGACACCGATGCCTTCGCCGCGGGCGCTGCCGAGACGCCCGGCGTCGAATCCGTCGAGGTGGCCGACTACGACGACACTAGCTACGCCCTGCTCGTGATGCGCCCGCTCGAAACCTCGCTGTTCGACGCCATCCACCAGGGGGACCGGCTGTCGGGGTTCGTGGTACGAACGCCGATTATCTACCGCGACGGGGCCATGCACGGCCGCGTCGTGGGTGACACGGAGGCGCTGCAGCGAGCCTTCGACGACTCCCCCGACGCCATGGATATCGAGGTCGAGGAGGTCGGCCGGTTCCGCGGGCGGCTGGACGAACTGGAGACGACGCTCTCCGAGCGCCAGCGCGAGGCCGTCGACGCCGCGCTGGCGCTTGGCTACTACGATCAGCCCCGGCGGGCAACCCAGGCCGACGTGGCCGAGGTACTCGATTGCTCGCCCCAGACCGCCGGCACCCACCTCCGGAAGGCCGAATCGAAGGTGATGCGGGCCGTGCTGGCGGAGTTCTGA
- a CDS encoding aldo/keto reductase, translating to MDVPTVANGLPALGLGTYKNKGEQATESVKTALELGYRHIDTAAYYENESAVGAGIEASSVPREEVVVATKLWYDDLAGDDVVPAAKASLDRLGLDSVDLLYVHWPAGSYEASETMPALNELYDEGLVENVAVSNFTPEQVATAQDHSAAPIVANQVECHPLLQQDELRDYCESEDVAVVAYAPIARGKVADVPELSDVAQKHDASEVQVSLAWLRQRDVAAIPKATSEAHIRANWESQQLTLDDADLAKIDELDREERLIDPGFAPW from the coding sequence ATGGACGTTCCAACCGTCGCGAACGGGCTTCCGGCGCTCGGACTCGGCACGTACAAGAACAAAGGCGAGCAGGCCACCGAGAGCGTAAAGACGGCGCTTGAGCTGGGATATCGCCACATCGACACCGCGGCGTACTACGAGAACGAGTCGGCCGTCGGCGCCGGCATCGAGGCGTCCTCGGTCCCTCGCGAGGAGGTCGTCGTCGCGACGAAACTCTGGTACGACGACCTCGCCGGCGACGACGTCGTCCCGGCCGCGAAGGCGAGTCTCGACCGGCTCGGTCTCGACAGCGTCGACCTGCTGTACGTCCACTGGCCGGCGGGGAGCTACGAGGCCAGCGAGACGATGCCAGCCCTCAACGAGCTCTACGACGAGGGCCTCGTCGAGAACGTCGCGGTGAGCAACTTCACGCCCGAACAGGTCGCGACGGCACAGGACCACTCCGCGGCCCCTATCGTCGCGAACCAGGTCGAGTGCCATCCACTCCTCCAGCAGGACGAACTGCGGGACTACTGCGAGAGCGAGGACGTCGCCGTCGTCGCCTACGCACCTATCGCCCGCGGGAAAGTCGCGGACGTGCCCGAGCTGTCCGACGTCGCACAGAAACACGACGCCAGCGAGGTCCAGGTCAGTCTGGCCTGGCTGCGCCAGCGCGACGTCGCGGCGATTCCGAAAGCGACCAGCGAGGCTCACATCCGTGCGAACTGGGAGAGCCAGCAGCTCACACTCGACGACGCCGACCTCGCGAAAATTGACGAGCTCGACCGCGAAGAGCGGCTCATCGACCCCGGCTTCGCGCCGTGGTGA
- a CDS encoding competence/damage-inducible protein A, producing MEVALLTVGDELLSGDTENTNASWLGRQLTAAGATVTRVLTVPDDESVIADAVARYHEAFDAVIVTGGIGGTPDDVTKAGVAQAFGRDLVVPDGVRAHLEAKAEQFAADNPEMVDRYEMELDLDAWASIPEGGQALLTDESFAAGCVVESVYVLPGIPAELKAMYATVADDFDGDRTTATIHTPAPEGALVGAVTAARERFDVAVGSYPRKDDAPGRVKITGDDPETVSEAAAWLRERIETV from the coding sequence ATGGAGGTCGCACTGCTGACCGTCGGCGACGAACTGCTCTCCGGTGACACGGAGAACACGAACGCGTCGTGGCTGGGCCGACAGCTCACGGCGGCCGGAGCGACCGTCACGCGCGTGCTGACGGTCCCCGACGACGAGTCGGTCATCGCCGACGCCGTCGCCCGATACCACGAGGCCTTCGACGCCGTCATCGTCACCGGCGGTATCGGCGGCACGCCGGACGACGTGACGAAAGCCGGCGTCGCACAGGCCTTCGGCCGCGACCTCGTCGTCCCCGACGGCGTCCGGGCGCATCTCGAAGCGAAGGCCGAACAGTTCGCCGCGGACAACCCCGAGATGGTCGACCGGTACGAGATGGAACTGGACCTCGACGCGTGGGCGTCGATACCCGAGGGCGGGCAGGCGCTGCTGACCGACGAGAGCTTCGCTGCGGGCTGTGTCGTCGAAAGCGTCTACGTCCTGCCCGGCATCCCCGCGGAACTGAAAGCGATGTACGCGACCGTCGCCGACGACTTCGACGGGGACCGGACGACGGCGACGATTCACACGCCCGCGCCGGAGGGCGCGCTGGTCGGCGCGGTTACGGCCGCCCGCGAGCGGTTCGACGTCGCCGTCGGGAGCTACCCCCGGAAAGACGACGCGCCGGGTCGGGTGAAGATAACCGGCG
- a CDS encoding sugar O-acetyltransferase: MPSEKAKMLAGELYNPRAPELVADRERARELVGLYNQTGATDQESRALLLEELCGSVGERPTVEPPFRCDYGEQITLGDRFFANFGCVFLDVCPIEFGDRCLLGPSVHVYTATHPLDAATRAEGKEYGKPVTVGDDVWVGGQAVLNPGVEIGDRSVVASGAVVTRDVPPDVVVQGNPAEVVKELD, from the coding sequence ATGCCCAGTGAGAAAGCGAAGATGCTCGCCGGGGAGCTGTACAACCCGCGAGCCCCCGAACTCGTCGCCGACCGCGAACGCGCCAGAGAGCTGGTCGGGCTGTACAACCAGACCGGCGCGACCGACCAGGAGAGTCGGGCGCTCCTCCTCGAAGAACTGTGCGGGTCGGTCGGCGAGCGCCCGACCGTCGAGCCACCGTTCCGGTGTGACTACGGCGAGCAGATAACCCTGGGCGACCGCTTCTTCGCGAACTTCGGCTGTGTCTTCCTGGACGTCTGCCCGATAGAATTCGGCGACCGCTGTCTTCTGGGGCCGTCGGTCCACGTTTACACGGCGACCCATCCGCTCGACGCAGCGACCCGAGCGGAGGGGAAAGAGTACGGCAAACCAGTCACCGTCGGCGACGACGTCTGGGTCGGCGGCCAGGCAGTCCTCAATCCCGGCGTCGAGATCGGCGACCGGTCGGTGGTGGCCTCGGGCGCGGTGGTCACCCGGGACGTGCCGCCCGATGTCGTGGTCCAAGGGAACCCCGCAGAAGTGGTGAAAGAGCTCGACTGA
- a CDS encoding amphi-Trp domain-containing protein codes for MPEEVLFESESDQRREDIAAFLRTVADNLEQGNDITLKAGGESVTMNPPATPTFEVKAEREGPTNGPKELSVEFELEWDENADGESSSGGALEIE; via the coding sequence ATGCCAGAAGAAGTGCTCTTCGAGTCCGAGAGCGACCAGCGTCGAGAGGACATCGCGGCGTTTCTCCGTACTGTCGCGGATAACCTAGAGCAGGGGAACGACATCACGCTCAAGGCAGGTGGGGAATCGGTGACGATGAATCCGCCGGCGACGCCGACCTTCGAGGTCAAAGCCGAGCGCGAGGGACCGACCAATGGCCCGAAAGAGCTGAGCGTGGAGTTCGAACTCGAGTGGGACGAGAACGCCGACGGCGAGAGTAGTTCCGGCGGGGCGCTGGAAATCGAGTGA
- a CDS encoding DUF5814 domain-containing protein, whose protein sequence is MAITDKIYVKNHQQLASQLETSFPKGAFKGATLDILFQGEGLAKLDDASRERVLDFAEDFIDCDCQAAPHCGCPERKFISYLLELREQGLGPDAIVDVMTDDYMLYAYPGDILSFLDDSVRTLEAIETLAGVDGNREMERLAGERRNHLVR, encoded by the coding sequence GTGGCCATCACCGACAAGATATACGTCAAGAACCACCAGCAACTCGCCTCCCAGCTGGAGACGAGTTTCCCCAAAGGGGCGTTCAAGGGGGCGACGCTGGATATCCTCTTCCAGGGCGAGGGGCTGGCGAAGTTAGACGACGCCTCCCGCGAGCGGGTGCTGGATTTCGCCGAGGACTTCATCGACTGTGACTGCCAGGCGGCCCCCCACTGTGGCTGCCCGGAGCGGAAGTTCATCAGCTATCTGCTGGAGCTGCGCGAGCAGGGATTGGGTCCCGACGCCATCGTCGACGTGATGACCGACGACTACATGCTGTATGCCTACCCCGGCGACATCCTCTCCTTTCTGGACGACAGCGTCCGCACGCTCGAAGCTATCGAGACGCTCGCGGGCGTCGACGGCAACCGCGAGATGGAGCGCCTGGCCGGCGAACGGCGGAACCACCTGGTCAGGTAG
- a CDS encoding ABC transporter ATP-binding protein, with product MPSNAAHQDAPTHSDGPPAVDAEGLSLTYADGTEAVRDVSLTIPRGEFFGFLGPNGAGKTTTIKLLSTLLAPTGGTARINGYDVVDERAAVRGTVGYMAQHISVDTELTARENLRFACEAYGVTGGDRIDELLDLVDLADVADTPAGNFSGGMQKRLDAAMALVHDPALVFLDEPTTGLDPKARNRLWDYFERINDAGTTIFLTTQYLEEADALCDRLAVIRDGELVADDSPTALKRRVGGTRLTIDVEGDEQAVETAARVARRSGLLTDEAALETTADGLTVATSAPGDHGPDLLVALRDAGVSVTGFDVEEATLDDVFLTIADEGTPGLDAETTQPIAATPAGSR from the coding sequence ATGCCTTCGAACGCAGCACATCAGGACGCACCGACACACAGCGATGGGCCGCCGGCGGTCGACGCCGAGGGGCTGTCGCTGACGTACGCCGACGGCACCGAGGCCGTCCGGGACGTCTCGCTCACGATTCCGCGCGGGGAGTTCTTCGGCTTCCTCGGACCCAACGGCGCGGGCAAGACGACGACTATCAAGCTGCTCTCGACGCTGCTGGCGCCGACCGGTGGGACGGCCCGCATCAACGGGTACGACGTGGTCGACGAGCGCGCTGCTGTCCGTGGAACCGTCGGCTACATGGCCCAGCATATCAGCGTCGACACGGAGCTCACCGCCCGCGAGAACCTGCGGTTCGCCTGTGAGGCCTACGGCGTGACCGGCGGTGACCGCATCGACGAACTGCTCGACCTCGTGGACCTCGCCGACGTGGCCGACACCCCCGCTGGCAACTTCTCCGGTGGGATGCAGAAACGGCTGGACGCCGCGATGGCGCTCGTCCACGACCCGGCGCTCGTCTTTCTGGACGAACCCACGACCGGGCTGGACCCGAAGGCCCGCAACCGGCTGTGGGACTACTTCGAGCGCATCAACGACGCGGGCACTACCATCTTCCTCACGACACAGTATCTCGAAGAGGCCGACGCCCTCTGTGACCGGCTGGCGGTCATCCGCGACGGCGAGCTGGTCGCCGACGACTCGCCGACAGCGCTGAAGCGACGCGTCGGTGGCACGCGACTCACCATCGACGTCGAGGGCGACGAGCAGGCCGTCGAAACCGCCGCGCGGGTCGCCCGCCGGAGCGGCCTGCTCACCGACGAGGCGGCCCTCGAAACCACCGCCGACGGGCTCACCGTCGCCACGTCTGCCCCCGGCGACCACGGTCCTGACCTCCTCGTGGCGCTCCGGGACGCCGGCGTCTCGGTGACGGGCTTCGACGTCGAGGAGGCCACGCTCGACGACGTCTTCCTCACTATTGCTGACGAAGGTACTCCGGGGCTCGACGCCGAGACCACACAGCCGATAGCGGCCACTCCGGCGGGGTCCCGATGA
- a CDS encoding SDR family oxidoreductase translates to MQTLVTGATGTLGTALIPRLQAAGHEVRVASRSPPADATADWVELDLASGDGLAAAVRDVDVVVHAATAPTGDSETVDVEGTRRLLDAAADAGVSNFVYPSIAGIDDIPYSYYEHKLAAERAIEDSDVPDTILRATQFHEFVADIFDTLSKLPVWPLPTEMRIQPVAVAEVADVLVEEAVPEPRGRMPPMGGPQVHTVGDLARGYRTAKGLRRPIVRLPIPTATFRAFRDGKATCPDRAVGTVTWQAWLENGRSPSERSDGAVGAPAETT, encoded by the coding sequence ATGCAGACACTGGTGACAGGTGCGACGGGGACGCTTGGAACGGCACTCATCCCACGGCTGCAGGCTGCAGGACACGAGGTCAGGGTGGCCAGCCGGTCGCCGCCCGCGGACGCGACCGCCGACTGGGTCGAACTGGACCTCGCGAGCGGTGACGGCCTCGCGGCCGCAGTCCGCGACGTCGATGTCGTCGTCCACGCCGCGACGGCGCCGACGGGCGACAGTGAGACGGTCGACGTCGAGGGAACGAGACGGCTGCTCGACGCGGCGGCGGACGCCGGCGTCTCGAATTTCGTCTATCCCTCCATCGCCGGCATCGACGATATCCCGTACTCCTACTACGAGCACAAACTGGCGGCCGAGCGCGCCATCGAGGACAGCGACGTGCCAGACACGATACTGCGGGCGACACAGTTCCACGAGTTCGTCGCCGACATCTTCGACACGCTGTCGAAGCTGCCGGTGTGGCCACTGCCGACCGAGATGCGGATACAGCCGGTCGCAGTCGCGGAGGTGGCCGACGTACTGGTCGAGGAAGCCGTTCCCGAGCCCCGCGGACGGATGCCACCGATGGGCGGACCTCAGGTCCACACCGTCGGCGACCTGGCTCGGGGCTACCGGACGGCAAAGGGGCTGCGCCGCCCCATCGTCCGGTTGCCGATTCCCACAGCGACGTTCCGTGCGTTCCGGGACGGCAAGGCGACCTGTCCGGACCGGGCGGTCGGGACGGTGACGTGGCAGGCCTGGCTGGAGAACGGGCGTTCGCCGTCGGAGCGGTCCGATGGCGCTGTCGGGGCGCCAGCGGAGACTACCTGA